TCAAACAACAGACTGGTCACTTTCTTGTACCCCAACTGACTCAATTTGTTTGAAATGTACATAAAGACATACTGAAAGGGAATCAGCTGTGTAGGTATATGTGAAGACACTTAACAAGTCTTTCTGGTTCTACAGAGATAGTAAGTCACTAAGACAGGTAGAGAGTCGTAAAGAAAGACTTGAAAGAAAGAGTGGATTTACCTGACACCAGAGTGCTGAAGAATCAGATTCATTTGACTGTGATAAGTTTAATTCACAAGACTCAAGATCAGACACAAACAGCATGTCAAATCTTTGGGACTGATGGGTTTCTTTTGAGATTGTGAGAAATATTTACCATCTTCATACCACACGTACCAGACATGTGTATGTAAAAGAAAGCTGTTTCCTTCCTTTGGTTTGTTTCTGTGGTTTCATATGGGTAACGTCTCTCTGGAGTATTAGGATCCAGCTCCTGCATCTTGCTGACTGACTGGTCAGATAATCAGAGAGAATCAAGCTTGTATTTGCAGTCTTTGGGTTCAGCATCAGAGGAACTGATGAGAGACACAAACAACAGGGTTATTGTACACAAACTACAGTGGTTATTGCTGTAGTATAATACTATAGATTGGGCCCAGGGAGAAGGGGTCCACTACTAAAAATGACCTGTGTGTGTTAGCAATGACCTAGTCACTTTATATTCACTCTGTATTTCACTTttgtaatatattaaaaataaagatgcTGTAGTGGCATCAGTGGTTCCATGAAGATTTCCAGGAATAAGATTTTTTAAGAAGATAAAAAGaactgcatatatatatacttgctatatatatatatatatatatagcaagtGGAGTTTTGCTTTGGTATTGGTGACATAAATCCACCATGCATGTATCCACAGTATGTTTGACATACGTTCAGGTCACATTTGAAAATTTACCCAGCGGGCCCCAGTGAGGATCGAACTCACGACCCCTGGTTTACAAGACCAGTGCTCTAACCACTGAGCTATGGAGCCTTCCACAAAAACTGTCAATCATATGAGTGACATAAAGGACATGCTTTGAGTTAGCATAACAAAGACACACCTCAAGGAACTGGCAGGCAGCCTGAGACCGTATCTTAACAGATGCTTCAGTCCTGTGAGGAAAAGACAAAGCTCAGTGTGTGAAACTCTTGGGAAAGCGGCTCTAGTAGTTTGTGTGGGGAAACGTCATTTTTTTGCTCACATGGGCCGATCCACCAACACTATAAAGCAATGGAAAATCTTTCTGTGAAGGTGGTTGTCAGTGTGCGTAGATGTGTTAGTTACAGGATCACAGAATAATAGTTTTCCTCTGTCCCAGTCCAGCTCCAATCCCACAATCTGAAGTTTCTCTTTACAGGAAAGGGACTGATGTTTCTCTGAGGATTGTAAGAAATATTTACTATCTTTATACCACACACACCAGACTTGTAGGAATTGTCTTCAACCTCCACATCCCAGCAGTGTGTTCCTGAGTTAAGGCAAAGCATCTGTATCATCAAGCCACCTCAAGTATATCAGGCTGGTGCTGGTCGGGTCATCAGACAGGGTCAGATGTTGATGTGCAGTGTTTGGGTCCACAGGAGAGGACTTGATGGAAGAGAAAGCAATTGCTTTTATGCTGATGTCAATTGCTAAGTAAATCACTTGTCCAGTTGGTGAAACACTAAAATAGAGACAGTTTTATATGCATGCATGAAATTTGGGGACATGTCAAAATTAGATCAAATgaagaataataaaaatataataataataatatatatatttcacacacaaaaaaaacacaacacataatacaaacaaaaaatagcTCATTCCTCAAATTCCTCAAGTATTCATGTCAATGATCAAGATGAAAAGTCATGAAACCATTGTTTATGAACAATATAGTCAAATGGCTTTGTCATGTTTTCATTTTGAAAGTTTACTCTGTAAATGTTTTCCAATGCAATAAAGTCAGATCTTGGTGACACTATGAAAAAGCTCAATATAGCACTATATTTGCATAGCCATTTGAAAAATACATTACAGTTAAACATTACTGTATTTAGTAAGGTAACTGAGTACAAGAAACTGAATGTGTATGTTTCACATTTTTACACACCCCTTCTCATCAGTGAAAGCTGAGATTCACCTGAGagaaatgtttaattttcaggggggaaaaaagtgtttacaaaaagtggaaaattattatttacaaatgtTTACTCTAAAATGTGTTGCATGTGAGACTGGCCCATGGCTTTTAGAAAATATTTTTCTTGTTAGAACCTATTTTTGTCTTAATTATAATACCTACCGGAAAAGGGAAGGTTTAGCGCCGCTAGCTACACCTCTGATGACGAAGCAGCTACGTAAGTGAACCAATCATCTTTCCGGGCGGTGTGGAACTGGAGGAGATCCAGGCTCGCAGGATGCGGGCGGGGTGAGCAGTACATATGAACAAATGTAGCCTAATCAAGCATCGAACACAAACTCAGTCACTAATATCCTCAGGTAAGAATGGACTTAGTCATATTTTGATTGTGGTAATAAGTGCATGCAGTTCGTACGACGATAGTGCGCAATGGTTTCCAAACAGCGTATTTTAGACGCATTCGCTTTTGAAATATGTTCACGGTAACGTACAGTCACGCAGTAAAACGGGGGTTGCAGTAAACCTTGAGCTATCTTTATCTTTTACACTTTAAATACATGGACATGTATTAGATTACGCTTTTCTGAGATGAATTCCATGTAAGTATGTCTTCAAATCCAAATGTAAACAATATGGCAACTTAGTCGAGTATGCACGCTGGGTGATGTGGACGGGCGTAGTAGCCTAACGTTACTCAACTGAGCCTTTTCCTTTTTTGTGCAACTTTTTTATCTGGGTATTGTAAAGAAATATCGTCAGATCTATTGATTATATGGTATGATGTAGCTCTCCACGCTCCTTGTTTAAACTGCATGTTAACCATAGAGCGAAGAGCACGGCACTTTTATTTGAACCCCACTGTATCCATTTAGCGGATAATTTAATGTGCGAGTAGGCTAACTTATCTATTTGCAAAAACCGGGGAACGAGGGGCTGGCCCCATCTCCTCACCCCTGTTGGAACTAAACTAAAACTTATAACTTACATAAATACTTCTATATGAAACTAAAACGTATACATTCACTACGACTTTTTCCAAAACTTTcagtagcaaaaaaaaaaaagaaaaaaaaaagttaaattaatagttttagttgtgctaaatattaatattgtgcTAAAGAATGCTGCCTTCTCGTGATATCGGAATtgtcgtaaatacgagtttcctggTTAACAATTGGAAATGAACTCTCAAGACATATTTAACGCTTGGAAGCTTGGACATCATTTTGATACCCTGAGTTGGGTGTACCACAAACTTAAAACACGACAGATATAACGATTGCTGCTGTGACTGGTATTCTTTATTATTCTTGTCATTAAAGTACTTAAAGTCCATATTTACATATATCCAATAATCATTTGAAGTGCATTGTATGCTTTATACACAgataaaataaaagataaaacAGCTGAAACTCCAGAATCGTCATTAAGCTGACTATCTAGATAGCAGTGCATGTTTATATGGTGATCaatgaatgagatgataaatAATTTGGGTTTTAATAAGAATAAACCTGGTGTCTCTCCATTGTTTCTTTTatttctgacacacacacacgcacacacacacacacacacacaaaacatttgaATGTGACAAACTCGTAATCACAccttcagaagtgggaagtaggacaTTTACAATAGAAATGAATGCAGCTTATGAAATCAGAAATCAAGTATTTTCTACCGGTTACGGTTAGCATCAGTGTTctataaaacattatttgttATTTACATCAAATAAGAACTCAGTTTGGGTTggtataagaaaaatacaaacatttctttaaaaaggtGACCAACCTGAAGGGCAGGGAATTATTGCAATCAATCTATATTGGGTTGCAAGCAATTCTTATCTCTGAAAATCAATGAACTATGTTTTAAAATCAATCGTTACTTTTTATGTAATAGATAAATGTTACAGGGGACATTAATAGGCCAGTGGGACAGTCAATGTGTCCAATGCCAAGAATGCAGCAGCATGGGACTATAAATAGCTTTGGGTCACTCTCCCATCCTGAACGGAATGGATTTTCCATGCCTTGACCTTAGCCTTGACTTAGTCATTGATAGTAATCTTCTGATGACTCcagtaatttaaatgttttttacagCAAGACTCAAGAACTTAATAATCATGGCATCCTGTCTATCAGGACTTGAAATCCAGGCAAGTGTAAAATCTgagttttgtttaatttttgtaaTTGAGTTGTGGTTTTCTTGCAGGTTCTTTGAGGGTTAGGTCAAATCATCATGGCTGCTACCGCCCAGGTGTTCAGGGTCATCCATGGCAGGAGGTTTGGCCAAATCCTGGTGCCAGTCATAACATGCCAAAACTCCAGTCTGTCTCCTCAACCCTGCTCCAATGCAACTAAGCCACATAGCTTTGTTCAAAGATGGCGGCACCAGTCACGGGGATACAGGACCTCACCTGCATGGCACACCTACTACTTGACCCCACCCCAGGTTAACAGCATCCTAAAGGCTAATGAATACAGCTTCAAAGTTCCTGAGTTTGATGGTAAGAACCTTAGTTCCGTCATGGGTTTTGACAGCAACCAGCTGCCAGCAAACGCGCCCATTGAGGATCGGAGAAGTGCAGCAACCTGCTTGCAGACACGCGGCATGCTTTACGGGGTATTCGATGGCCACGCAGGCTGCGCTTGTGCTCAGGCTCTCAGCGAGCGGCTCTTCTACTACATTGCTATTTCGTTGCTGCCGCATGAGACGTTGACGGAACTGGAGAATGCGGTAGAGGCAGGACGACCTCTTCACCCGATTCTGCAGTGGCACAAGCATCCCAACGACTACTTCAGCAAGGAAGCATCACGGCTCTACTTTGCCAGTTTGCGCACGTACTGGCAGGAACTTCTAGACCTGAGCGTTCCTGGGGAGCAGCCTGATGTTGCTGAAGCTCTTGTGAATGCCTTTAAAAGGTTGGACAATGACATGTCCCTTGAAGCTCAGGTTGGTGACCCAAATGCATTCTTGCACTACTGGGTTCTTCGTGTGGCATTCTCAGGTGCTACCGCATGCGTTGCACACATAGACGGTAATGAGCTGCATGTTGCTAACACCGGAGATGGCCGTGCAGTCCTGGGCGTACAAGAACCTGATGGCTCTTTTTCTGCCTTGACGCTCAGCAATGACCACAACGCGCAGAACGAGTCCGAGGTGCAGCGTGTGCGGTCCGAGCACCCGCTTTCCGAGGCCAAGACCGTGGTGAAGCAGGATCGTCTCTTGGGTTTACTCATGCCATTTCGCGCCTTCGGAGACGTTAAATTCAAGTGGAGCATCGATCTGCAGCGCCGTGTTCTTGAGTCCGGACCAGACCAGCTCCATGAGAATGAGCATGCCAAGTTCATCCCACCCAACTATCACACGCCACCCTACCTTACGGCGGAACCGGAGGTGACGCGACACCGCCTTCGTCCGCAGGATCGTTTCCTGGTGCTGGGCTCGGACGGGCTGTGGGAAACGCTACACAGGCAGGAGGTGGTGAGGATTGTGGGTGAACATCTCACTGGAGTGCACCAGCAGCAGCCAGTCAGTGTTGGTGGCTTTAAAGTGACCCTGGGTCAGATGCAGGGATTGTTGCAGGAGAGGAAAGCTCGCATCTCCTCCACTTTTGAGGACCAGAATTCAGCCACACACCTGATTCGGCACGCGGTTGGAAATAACGAGTTTGGAATGGTGGACCACGAGAGGTTGTCAAAGATGTTAAGCTTGCCAGAGGAATTAGCTCGCATGTACAGGGATGATATCACCATCATTATAGTGCAGTTTAACCCACACGTCATTGGCGGACAGTAAAAGCAGACAGACTGTCTTGTCCAAATGCTCTCTGTTACTTATCTTGTGCACAATCTCATTGCTGCAttatcatataatataatatcagCACAACAAAATGTTACCTATATCAGTGGAATGTATTACGtttatgttcatttttattttcacatATTCCTGGCAGCTGCCTTAGAGGGGAATCTTAATATATCATTAAGGGAGTGGTGTTGATTCCCAATATTAAACGTGGAATGAAGCCGAACTGAAAAAGTTAAGCTGAGCCAACCACAGACCCGCTATATAATTAAACACTCAAAACGCAACACAAAACCATGACTCAAGACTGGAACTCACATCTGGTGAAATTTACTAATGTAGGTTTAGCAGATTTTGCACTGAGGAGAGACTTTAAATAGTGAGGATGACTAGCGTGCCAAAATGTGCTTTTATGTTGAAGGCTTTTaacttttgaatgaatgaaaaaggAAAGTAGAACAAAGGTTCTTCATGATTGAAGATTGAGAATATTAAGCAAAATAGGTCCGTATAAGTACTTTTAAATTAGAATGCTCTGTAACTGAGATAGTTTACGCAGAAAACAAAATGGTCATTTACTCACCGTCATGTCAGtccaaacatgactttttttgtgttaaaaactATACTAAAAACTGAACTTTTTCCGCACTGTGCAGAAAGAAAAGCAACTCCTACAGGTTTgaaacggcatgagggtgagtaaattaatatagaattttaatttttttagtaaACTATCCCTTCAGAATCTGATTTCCTGAGTGTTTTATTTTagtacttttttttaacagcatGACTTTAATAGATGCAGTTATCTTCCATCAAGAgatctgctttattttttttacctctacATGGTTGGATGGTTTATACAGTAAGGCAAAagttccaaacatgtatgattAGAGACATACTGCCACTACTAATAACTCTGTTACTTTCACATTCTTACTTCAGTCCCCTCTCACAGTGATTCTATATTTATAACGCTGCTGGCCATCGCTTAAAGTCTGTTTACTGAGGGGTGGAGGCTTCTCTGAAAGGTGAAGGACAGGTATTTAAAGAAACAGTTAAtgggaaagaaaaagaaagttaaTGACACAATAAACCCTTCTTGTAAAATGCACAAACACACCTGTATGCTTGCACTGCTGTGAGGAAATGTGAACCTGAGTGATTTGCTTTATGGATCGTTTccaagtaatattttttttcaagtgATTACCGGCCACAGGGTAGAGATTAGAACATGGGTTCAATGTTATAGTTTTGGTCCGAGGGTTATTGAACAAGGTTAACCGTAACTCTGTGTGATTGTACATTCTTGCCTGTTTTCAGTATGTTCTCTGCTCTTGCACAAGAACACAGCTGATTATAACATGAAATGTTTTGAATGATAGGTGGCAATCAGTGTTAAGTAATACTGTTTTTAAACGTATAAGCTTTCTAAAGTGTAAATAGAGACTACTTTATAACTGAAATGCTTAATACTTGAAGTAAATGTATGCTGCGGCTTAAGTTTGAAATGTTCagtatatttaacaatattttgcAGCATGTCACAGTTTAACAATATATTACTATGTGCTGGGGCATGGCTTGTGCAAGTTCTCTTGCTtttctcatttcaaatgttttaataaaaatgttgtaaCCTATTActgtaactttttattttttctctcgGTATTTCCATAAAATGAATGGATGCAGAGTAAAGGTTTCAATTTCTAAGCTGAACCATCCAGTCAAAGAGACCCAAACACATCAAGGGGACTTTTGTTGTCAGACGTTGCATTTCATCTTAGGAATGCACATTTATTTAGTGTGAATGATTGAACTTTGCGTGTCTTTTTGGAATGTTGCCCAAACAGAGCAGTCAGTTCAGGGACAGGGGTCAAGTCACCCTGGTGTCGGATCACAGTCTTGGCAAACTGTAAGTAGGTCAGTCTATCATAAGGCTCTGTCATGACATAGCAATTCTGAAACTTTAAATGTCAAGAGCTTAGATGGTTCTAggcagggccgtgcacagacattttgaggggcagtggtCCAAACCAAAAAAAAGGGGGCACTATAAGGGGGTTGAGTATCATTTTAATATAGAGAATGAATAACAAACCTTTTACAATACTGCAAATACAACTGTTAGGCTTTAATGCTAATTCATTGTATGTTGTTGTAATTATGCTTCCAAAAAGTTGATTCTGCGCTAATTTGATTTCTATTATTTTCTAttggagatttaagtagcaaacgagaatcattaaaattattgaatatgagacaaagatatttatgatttttgtAAATACGTAACAGCAGTATGTTTCAATAACAGAATATGTAAAAGAATGGTATGGGGTAAAAGGCATgtttaacatgataataaacagctgactgactttaacatttgttgacatgacatggttatGATTCAAATGGTAAATATCGTATATTAAGTTGGGTGTCCACCTTAGAGATAatcatcatatttataataaaaatatgataataatcatagGTTATCATATAATGCAAATATATTTAGTTGTTACTACTgtcaaactttattaaattattacgGGATCTCATCCATTtagtgttttcagatcatttacttaaaaataatttctgtatttgaagaatatttttatattaacattttattattttactgaacaataataattatttatttaggcctttaaaaaataataattctgagcTGGTACAGTATATATGGGAGCTTGTATTTCTCCTGTATATGTGTTatagaaggtgtgtgtgtgtgtgtgtggtgtgagtgagtgtgagtgtgtgagagaaacagcgagagaaattaatttaaatgaacaatcaaacgtgtttctttattaaaatataacattcattaatttatacatttatcaatatgtctACCATCTTAGTTAAAGCTCGTAATACAAAGTCTTTCTACATGAAAGCAGAATGTTTCAATGTGTGACAGCGTCCTGTATCATAACTAAGTCTCTGCAGTTTGTAACAAACCAAACCGTGTGAAAATCCGGTAAAAACTCGGGGAGTTATGATCATTGTAGTTGTCAACACATCTTCCTCAGTAGAAATAAATGCGGGGGGCGTTGGGGACCCATCCAAGATGGCGCCGCCCTGATACGTCCGCTCCAATAGGCAGCGTCAGTCTATGAGGCGTCTACGTATATTATATCTATGGTGAGGGAGGGAAGGGGGCAAGAGGGGCACCTTAGCCGATGAGGGGAAAGGGGCAGTGGCTCTAGCCACCGGGCCCCCCCTTGTGCATGGCCCTGGTTCTAGGACATGCATATCTGCAGTTTTTAAGTTGTGTAGCCAATTTTATGAATACTTATAATACTTGAGGCTTTTGAATTTTCATCAGCCATTACTCAAGTCttgagtgtcacatgatccttcagaagtcattataaaatgctgatttggtgcttgaaaaacatttcttatcaatgttgaaaacattatGCTGATGAATAGAAGGtccaaaagaacaacatttatttgaaatatatttttttttgtaacaataaGCCTTTACTGTCTGGAGAATAGCTTAGGCCTACTGATCCCACTGCTCTTTTGAACAGTGGTTTATTAATATGGCACTATACACTCACTGTCATACAATGTTACAGGGGATCCCTGCACCTTCTTTTTATCCACTAATGAGTCATTTGCCCAAAGGGTGATCTTATTTTCATTCTAACATTATTTGAGTCCAGAAGAGGTGTCTGCATTTAGAAAACGTTTACAGTCGATTCCTGTAACATTAGAAATCGAAGGAATCAAttctgtattaaaaaaaaaagtttgtcatGCTATTGAACTGTAGATGGATCTAGTTCCTGTTCATTTTTACAGCCAATCTGATCATCTCAAACTTCTGATTCTGTCCCTCCCACATGCTGTCAACAGCCAAAATCATAGAAAGAAGCTGATTTCTGTTCTTACAACCAACATGCATATTTTAGGCAGTTTGGACAAAGGTTGTAATCGTGGTTTCTGCATATTGTCCCATTCTGCACATGGGGGCGCCAACAGCCAACTATCGCAAATGGCCAAGTAATCTAATGAAGTATCAAAACCAAAATGAAATACAGACCAACCTTAAATTCCCTTAATAGGCTGTTAAAACAAGGGATTAAAATCAGTTTTCATGatgcatgcatatatatatatatatatatatatatatatatatatatatatatatatatatatatatatattgggcgAGATGAGCCAATGAACGCGTTTTCAAATGGCGTTTCAAATGGCCCATGACGAGGCCATGCCTCTATTGGAGTGAGCTTTGATACCTAAAGGGCAAACGAGGCCTTTAGATCTATAAGCCACATATAAGGTGTATATTGAATGTGGTATTTTAATATATCTGTCTTATTACATTAAAACTTCGAAACCTGGCAAAAATGACTGGCGGGCGATGGAGAAAAGCCTTATTTTGCCCTCCATGTTTGGGCGGTGTGCGACCcgcagaacttttttttttacagtctgaatctgcgtctcaatcagctccctagttcactagtcagggcactgattaggacataagtcaatgggctgactccctgatcagtgccctgacaactgaactagggagctgattgagacgcaccctatGCCCGCGATAAGGCGTGCGACGCGCAGAACTCCGGCCGGTCAGTGGATTCATTGCGTTTTAGAAAGGGCATGGCTGTGATTTGACACCAGGACTTTAtgtcatttgtattttttatttgtatttgtatttttttcctcattACTATGAGTGTGTAATACCTTGTTCTCATGgcattgaataaaaaaaataaaaaaaagatttgacaACAACCAAACTGATTTGCTACATTTACTGTAGCTAAAACACGTTGGAAATATCGGCTGCGTCCGAGAACCGCAACTGACTTATTGCTGCTTACAGAGATAAGCCTATTGTAAGgcgtttgtgcatgaaggcacctcacgaaaaCTGATGTCGGACAGACTTCCAAGGAAGTGTAAATAATGATCTACAGAAAAATAGAGAGCTTGGTGAGAATTAAAATACTAttaaattactacattagtatcactagaaattacatcagaagtgttTGACAAATATTTCCCTCTAACAGCAATCATCAGAGCAGCAGGTGGCAGTGGTCTGTGAGAAAATGACACAGTGCTATTATCAAGTTCGTCTCCCTCGGTCCAGAGGGGGCACTGCATGTCCATGGGGTCCATGGCCAAGAGCAAAGCAAAAGCAATGCAGCTAAAAACAACTCTGAGCAAACTCCAGTGCCGTGCAAGTTTGACTCTAACCAATTAAGCCTATAGCCTACGACGACATGTAGGCCTACAGATTCTGGGAAATGTTGAGGTTTTTAGTCAAACATAATGTATAGATTTTTTCCCCCTGGGTGCTATTaaatttaattatgttttattttgctaCCAGAAGGTTTCATactatttcatttttattcacTTTTTTTAGGACAGAGCCCAGATTGTTTGGACTGAGACAGGCCTGCTACAGTAGGCTAAGCACAATGATTCATTATCACGACAGATATCTGCTCACTTAACACTTAGAGAAACTCATCAGTTCCACTGACTCATTCTGTCAATCCTAAACTGGTCATTTGGATCGAACGtttatttaaaaacactttACGGTTTAAACTACGGTTGTACAGGCTTAAACCATTGCATGTTTTTGAACTGTTTGAACGCAACATGCATTGACAAGCATTGAATTCGCATGTTAGGTTAGTCCATTTGAATTGGCCAATGAACACCATTTGATTTGTTTGTAATCCAGTTAGGCTATCCCAGCTAACACAAATACGTGTAACGTGGCTGTTACGTAACTGCAACGCAATCTGCTGACTAAACCTTCGTTGTGGTGATGTAACTTGTTTGAAATTCCTTTGTCACAACGTAACATTGTAACGTTAACGTTGCCAGTTAGTAACTGCAACATTGTGGCAACGTCATGGATCAATAGTTGTCTGTTGGTAATCAATTggtaatttttataatttttcaaTAGGCGGACATACTGTAGTTTAGTTTATAttgagattctttggaatgaaaagtgcgttataaattaaatattattattattattattattattattattattattattattattattattattatttcaaacgATTCAGGAAAGATACCacataaatatgtaaaaataggTATAAATATTAACACCAATACTTAAAGTAGATTGTAGGTAATGTTACTTAACCAATCTGACAACGttgttgaacttttttttttttagacaacTGGCGATAAAACGAGAGCAAAATGTCAAAGCTGTCCTCTCCTGGGGCTTGTTCCATGAAGCTAATTTTgctggctagccagatttgtttaagcttagattgtgccaatcctgggttttaggtataccattaaagtggtttgacttttagctgtgttcatcgccatagtaacttatgCTCCACAGTTAACCTGCTctggggcaggttatgttctggataagagatctcaaactgaaactggaccaatcagctgtgagtaaactgacacatttctgatgcaataaagt
This DNA window, taken from Pseudorasbora parva isolate DD20220531a chromosome 7, ASM2467924v1, whole genome shotgun sequence, encodes the following:
- the pdp1 gene encoding pyruvate dehydrogenase phosphatase catalytic subunit 1 — translated: MAATAQVFRVIHGRRFGQILVPVITCQNSSLSPQPCSNATKPHSFVQRWRHQSRGYRTSPAWHTYYLTPPQVNSILKANEYSFKVPEFDGKNLSSVMGFDSNQLPANAPIEDRRSAATCLQTRGMLYGVFDGHAGCACAQALSERLFYYIAISLLPHETLTELENAVEAGRPLHPILQWHKHPNDYFSKEASRLYFASLRTYWQELLDLSVPGEQPDVAEALVNAFKRLDNDMSLEAQVGDPNAFLHYWVLRVAFSGATACVAHIDGNELHVANTGDGRAVLGVQEPDGSFSALTLSNDHNAQNESEVQRVRSEHPLSEAKTVVKQDRLLGLLMPFRAFGDVKFKWSIDLQRRVLESGPDQLHENEHAKFIPPNYHTPPYLTAEPEVTRHRLRPQDRFLVLGSDGLWETLHRQEVVRIVGEHLTGVHQQQPVSVGGFKVTLGQMQGLLQERKARISSTFEDQNSATHLIRHAVGNNEFGMVDHERLSKMLSLPEELARMYRDDITIIIVQFNPHVIGGQ